The Saxibacter everestensis genome has a window encoding:
- a CDS encoding TlyA family RNA methyltransferase, which translates to MTPEKPVRLDQELVRRGLARSRTQAAQYIAADVVRVGGRPAVKAAQPVASDDDIVVTEQEAYVSRAAHKLSGALRYFGTVTGEAGSVTGEAGTATSEAGTAAGSLVRGRRCLDAGASTGGFTQVLLEAGASEVVAVDVGHDQFAPELARRPDVTSLEGTNVRGIGPDDITGAVDIVVADLSFISLTLVLPALRRCVRDDGDLFLMVKPQFELKRSDLDGSGVVRDPAKHGQALRSVAATAGTLNLRAVAICRSELPGPSGNIEFFIWFKPLVPEAADRSSEPNPMLVIEEFASQLTSRQTQRRGQT; encoded by the coding sequence GTGACGCCCGAAAAACCGGTCAGGCTCGATCAGGAACTGGTCAGGCGTGGGCTGGCTCGTTCTCGCACCCAGGCGGCTCAGTACATTGCGGCTGACGTGGTCCGCGTCGGCGGCCGGCCCGCGGTGAAAGCCGCGCAGCCAGTGGCGAGCGATGACGACATCGTCGTGACGGAGCAGGAAGCCTACGTGTCCCGGGCCGCGCACAAGCTCTCCGGCGCGCTGCGTTACTTCGGCACTGTGACCGGCGAGGCCGGCAGCGTGACCGGCGAGGCCGGCACCGCGACTAGCGAGGCCGGCACCGCGGCAGGCTCCCTGGTCCGCGGCAGGCGGTGCCTCGATGCCGGCGCGTCCACTGGCGGGTTCACCCAGGTTCTGCTGGAGGCCGGTGCCTCGGAAGTCGTGGCCGTCGATGTCGGCCACGACCAGTTCGCTCCCGAGCTCGCGCGACGGCCGGATGTCACTTCGCTTGAGGGCACAAATGTCCGCGGTATCGGCCCCGACGACATCACCGGCGCCGTCGATATCGTCGTCGCCGACCTCTCGTTCATCTCGCTCACCCTGGTGCTGCCAGCCCTGCGCCGCTGCGTCCGGGACGATGGCGACCTGTTCCTGATGGTCAAACCGCAATTCGAGCTGAAGCGCTCCGATCTCGACGGCAGTGGCGTTGTCCGCGACCCGGCAAAGCACGGCCAGGCCCTCCGCTCGGTCGCGGCAACGGCCGGGACCTTGAATCTCAGGGCGGTCGCCATCTGCCGATCGGAGCTGCCCGGACCCAGCGGGAATATCGAGTTTTTCATCTGGTTCAAACCCCTGGTACCCGAAGCCGCCGACCGCTCGTCAGAACCAAACCCTATGCTCGTAATTGAAGAGTTCGCATCGCAGCTCACATCACGCCAGACACAACGGAGGGGGCAGACATGA
- the steA gene encoding putative cytokinetic ring protein SteA codes for MKLRRVKEQDTSVADGMSATARVDPRTKDLTKRLEPGDIAVINHEDIDRVSAEALVGCRPKAVVNAARSISGRYPNLGPEILVNAGIPLIDGVGEEIMSKVTEGESLTIEGGRLLLGDELVGEGTVQTSEQVSADMTEAEAGMSVVLESFVTNTIEYIRKERDLLLDRVGVPHVRTKIEGRQVLIVVRGYHYKEDLAMLKPYIREYRPILIGVDGGADAILEAGQVPDMIVGDMDSVSDKALSCGAELVVHAYRDGRAPGLERLQELGVECVVFPATGTSEDVAMLLADDKGANLIVAVGTHDTLIEFLDKGRKGMASTFLTRLRVGSKLIDAKGVSRLYRQRISNLQMTLLALAGLLAVLVALAATAAGQTLFGLVAANFDGVISWVRHLFGGSSAG; via the coding sequence ATGAAGCTGCGCAGGGTAAAGGAACAGGACACATCGGTTGCCGATGGGATGTCGGCGACCGCTCGAGTAGACCCTCGAACCAAAGACCTGACGAAGCGCCTGGAGCCCGGCGATATCGCGGTTATCAACCACGAAGACATCGACCGGGTCTCCGCCGAGGCGCTCGTCGGCTGCCGGCCGAAGGCGGTTGTCAACGCCGCCCGGTCGATCTCGGGTCGCTACCCGAATCTGGGGCCGGAAATCCTGGTGAACGCCGGAATTCCACTGATTGACGGCGTCGGCGAAGAGATTATGAGCAAGGTCACGGAAGGGGAGTCGCTCACCATCGAGGGTGGCCGGCTCCTGCTCGGCGACGAGCTGGTCGGCGAGGGCACTGTGCAGACCTCCGAGCAGGTCAGCGCGGATATGACCGAGGCCGAGGCAGGCATGTCCGTCGTGCTGGAATCATTCGTGACCAACACGATCGAGTACATCCGCAAAGAGCGCGATCTGCTGCTTGACCGGGTCGGGGTGCCCCATGTGCGCACCAAGATCGAAGGCCGGCAGGTGCTCATCGTGGTGCGTGGTTACCACTACAAAGAAGACCTGGCGATGCTCAAGCCGTATATCCGCGAGTATCGTCCGATCCTGATCGGCGTCGATGGCGGCGCGGACGCCATCCTGGAAGCCGGACAGGTGCCGGACATGATTGTCGGGGACATGGACTCCGTGTCTGACAAGGCACTCTCCTGTGGCGCCGAACTTGTCGTGCATGCCTACCGGGACGGCCGGGCGCCGGGACTCGAACGCCTTCAGGAACTCGGCGTCGAATGCGTCGTCTTCCCTGCCACAGGCACCAGCGAAGACGTTGCCATGCTGCTTGCCGATGATAAGGGCGCCAACCTGATCGTCGCCGTGGGAACTCACGACACCTTGATCGAGTTTCTGGACAAGGGGCGGAAGGGAATGGCGAGCACATTCCTGACCCGGCTCCGGGTCGGGTCCAAACTGATTGACGCCAAGGGAGTGTCCCGGCTCTACCGGCAACGAATTTCCAACCTGCAGATGACGCTGTTGGCATTGGCCGGTCTGCTGGCAGTGCTGGTCGCCCTGGCCGCGACCGCGGCCGGGCAGACGCTATTCGGCCTCGTCGCAGCAAATTTTGATGGAGTCATCTCCTGGGTCCGACACCTTTTCGGCGGATCCAGTGCTGGCTGA
- a CDS encoding HAD-IIA family hydrolase, which yields MMLIDAYDAVLCDLDGVVYEGPHAIPGASQAVEQIVQSGRRTLYITNNASRTTEAVAQHLSDLAIPTKADDVVSSAQAAARVLATEHPAGSPILVVGGAGLEDALSDEGLVPVRSVDDSPAAVVQGFDPEVGWKQLAEATFAVRAGVPWIATNIDLTIPVERGIAPGNGTLVSVVEQATGVTPRVAGKPEPAIFETAVRRADAKNAIMVGDRLDTDIAGANRAGIDSLLVLTGITGLRELAEARGIDRPTHIADSISGLFDSMPAVRSDDDGFHCGAAHAVVVDGKLIREGAGAELARAVSSAVWAAVDAGTEVDLDGL from the coding sequence ATGATGCTTATCGACGCGTACGACGCCGTCCTGTGTGACCTGGACGGCGTCGTATACGAAGGTCCGCACGCTATCCCGGGCGCCAGCCAGGCGGTAGAGCAGATAGTTCAGTCCGGCCGCCGCACGCTGTACATCACCAATAACGCCTCTCGGACCACCGAGGCGGTCGCACAGCATCTGAGCGATCTTGCCATTCCGACTAAAGCCGATGACGTTGTCAGCTCGGCGCAGGCTGCCGCGCGCGTGCTGGCAACCGAGCACCCTGCCGGCTCGCCGATATTAGTTGTCGGCGGCGCCGGCCTGGAAGATGCGCTGTCGGACGAGGGACTGGTCCCGGTTCGCTCGGTCGACGATTCTCCGGCGGCCGTCGTGCAGGGTTTTGACCCCGAAGTCGGCTGGAAGCAACTCGCGGAAGCGACTTTCGCGGTTCGCGCCGGCGTGCCTTGGATAGCAACGAACATCGACCTGACTATCCCGGTCGAACGCGGGATTGCGCCGGGCAACGGCACGCTGGTGAGCGTTGTAGAACAGGCGACCGGAGTGACTCCCCGAGTGGCAGGTAAGCCTGAGCCGGCGATCTTCGAGACCGCGGTGCGCAGGGCGGATGCGAAGAACGCGATCATGGTCGGGGATCGGCTGGACACCGATATCGCCGGTGCCAACCGGGCAGGGATCGACTCGCTACTCGTGCTGACCGGCATCACCGGATTGCGTGAACTTGCCGAAGCTCGAGGCATCGATCGGCCTACGCATATCGCCGATTCGATTTCCGGGTTGTTCGACTCCATGCCGGCCGTGCGCAGCGACGATGACGGATTTCACTGCGGCGCCGCACACGCGGTCGTAGTTGACGGAAAGCTGATCCGGGAAGGCGCCGGCGCCGAGCTGGCGCGCGCAGTCAGCTCCGCGGTCTGGGCCGCTGTGGATGCTGGAACCGAAGTGGACCTGGACGGACTGTAG
- a CDS encoding NAD kinase — translation MSRQILLLTHTGRSEALESAQAVRQMLALDGLIPVMFAKESEELDVALGKGPSATRLLHDDDLPEALDDIELVMVLGGDGTILRAAEYVRGSQAPLLGVNLGHVGFLAESEREDLALAVHKVAANDYRVEERMTLDVVVTVDDEVIARTWAVNEATVEKASRERMLELVLEVDGRPLSTFGCDGVVMATPTGSTAYAFSAGGPVVWPEVEALLMVPLSAHALFARPVVVGPSSTLAVEVLDRTDGSGVLWCDGRRTVELPPGARIEVSRSAVPIRLARLSQGPFTDRLVAKFQLPVTGWRGPGDAHD, via the coding sequence ATGAGTCGGCAGATACTTTTACTAACCCACACCGGTCGATCAGAGGCCCTCGAATCTGCACAGGCGGTTCGCCAGATGCTGGCGCTGGACGGCCTGATCCCGGTGATGTTCGCCAAGGAATCCGAGGAGCTCGACGTGGCCCTTGGCAAGGGGCCTTCCGCAACCAGGCTTCTGCACGACGATGACCTGCCAGAGGCTCTCGATGACATCGAGCTTGTTATGGTGCTCGGCGGCGACGGGACCATTCTGCGGGCCGCCGAGTACGTCCGCGGCAGCCAGGCGCCTCTGCTCGGCGTGAATCTCGGCCACGTTGGATTCCTGGCCGAAAGCGAACGGGAAGACCTTGCCCTTGCCGTGCACAAGGTGGCCGCCAACGACTACCGAGTCGAAGAGCGGATGACGCTCGATGTCGTCGTCACCGTCGATGACGAGGTGATCGCCCGGACCTGGGCGGTCAATGAGGCGACCGTCGAAAAGGCAAGCCGGGAACGGATGCTTGAACTCGTTCTTGAGGTCGACGGCCGGCCGCTGTCGACCTTTGGATGCGACGGCGTGGTGATGGCGACGCCGACCGGTTCCACCGCTTACGCCTTCTCGGCTGGCGGCCCGGTGGTCTGGCCGGAGGTCGAGGCCCTGTTGATGGTGCCGCTCAGCGCGCACGCCCTTTTCGCCCGGCCGGTCGTGGTCGGCCCGTCGTCCACGCTGGCGGTCGAGGTTCTGGACCGCACCGACGGCTCGGGCGTGCTTTGGTGCGATGGACGACGCACAGTTGAACTCCCGCCGGGTGCCCGGATCGAGGTCAGCCGCTCGGCCGTGCCGATCCGGCTGGCCCGACTCAGCCAGGGCCCGTTCACAGACCGCTTGGTGGCGAAATTCCAGTTGCCGGTGACCGGATGGCGCGGCCCGGGGGATGCGCATGATTGA
- a CDS encoding copper transporter — protein sequence MIDFRYHLVSLISVFLALAVGIILGAGPLKESIGDSLSTQVEALRTDRDNLREQAATAENNAKNQDAFLAEVGPQLVSGQLGGRTVNIIALPDAENDAVDAVEESLKAAGATVAGRVTVNETFASGTERDALAQTLRTEDPELPTDSTSATLSAALAQSLVVPNLADAEGDKARKNLLPQLAEAKVVSAEPDNLGLATLSVVIDGEDETSLPTASSSATSSEVAEQNADQRKTTEEPYVALLGALKQDSAGVVASGTAKSATNGLLTELRDGDTDVSTVDNVNLASGPIVTTLALREQLGGGSGHYGYADGADAVLPEKQTAEPAPEKDK from the coding sequence GTGATCGATTTTCGCTACCACCTCGTCTCGCTGATATCAGTCTTTCTGGCCCTGGCGGTGGGCATCATCCTGGGTGCCGGCCCGCTGAAGGAGTCCATCGGCGACTCATTGTCGACCCAGGTCGAAGCGTTGCGCACCGATCGGGATAACCTGCGCGAGCAGGCAGCGACCGCCGAGAACAACGCGAAGAATCAGGATGCGTTTCTTGCCGAGGTCGGTCCGCAGCTGGTCTCCGGACAGCTCGGCGGCCGCACCGTGAACATCATTGCGCTGCCCGATGCCGAGAACGACGCTGTGGACGCGGTCGAGGAATCACTGAAAGCCGCCGGCGCCACGGTTGCCGGCCGGGTAACTGTCAATGAGACATTCGCCAGCGGCACCGAACGGGACGCCCTGGCTCAGACGCTTCGAACCGAAGACCCCGAGCTGCCAACGGACAGCACGTCCGCGACTCTTTCGGCCGCGCTGGCGCAGTCGCTCGTCGTCCCCAATCTTGCCGACGCCGAGGGCGACAAGGCAAGGAAGAACCTGCTGCCGCAGCTCGCCGAGGCAAAGGTTGTCTCGGCGGAGCCCGACAATCTCGGCCTGGCCACCCTGAGCGTCGTCATCGACGGCGAAGATGAAACCAGCCTGCCGACCGCATCCAGCTCGGCCACCTCAAGCGAGGTCGCGGAGCAGAATGCCGATCAGCGCAAAACGACAGAGGAACCGTATGTCGCGCTGCTCGGCGCCCTGAAACAGGATTCGGCTGGAGTGGTCGCCTCCGGAACCGCGAAATCGGCGACGAACGGTCTGCTTACCGAACTTCGCGACGGTGACACCGACGTTTCGACGGTGGACAACGTCAACCTGGCTTCCGGGCCGATCGTGACGACGCTCGCGCTGCGGGAACAGCTCGGCGGCGGCTCCGGCCACTATGGCTACGCAGACGGCGCGGACGCGGTCCTGCCGGAAAAGCAAACGGCAGAGCCGGCGCCTGAAAAGGACAAATGA
- the recN gene encoding DNA repair protein RecN, whose product MIEELRIRDLGVISEATVELGPGLTVVSGETGAGKTMVVTALGLLLGARADSGAVRAGAKQASVDGSLRLPADSRAAARIDEAGGEIEDDGIVLSRSVLASGRSRGFAGGRSVPVGVLVDVGAELVTVHGQSEQIRLRSATAQRDILDRFAGPKLAAELTEYRAAYSGWRAASDELETLRAESSKRTQEADLLRFGLEEISQVEAQPGEDAELKSRANRLAHEEDLRIAAEQSVLAVTGGDDFEATSVIALLDTATRALAAVEEHDGQLAKLADRCRDLGYQAADLGAELASYATGLEAGGAEELAGIEQRRAELAKLTRKYGETIDDVLRWEREGVDRLAAIDGDDDRIAELEQSRDRQHEAARQHADKLHALRIKAAEKLGTLVSAELHALSMPNAKLVVDVTDRGQLGSHGADDVALLLAPHQGSTPREISKGASGGELSRVMLALEVVIAGVDPVPTFVFDEVDSGVGGKAAVEIGRRLAKLAQSAQVLVVTHLPQVAAWADAHLQVSKTADSAAGITLSDVRTLDLDERKIELARMLAGDDESEAALTHAGELLDSAAAERGSWKQAAAARAATAKS is encoded by the coding sequence ATGATTGAGGAACTAAGGATCCGGGACCTCGGAGTCATCTCCGAGGCAACGGTCGAACTCGGCCCTGGCCTGACAGTGGTATCGGGTGAGACCGGGGCTGGGAAGACCATGGTCGTCACCGCGCTTGGCCTGCTGCTCGGCGCGCGCGCCGACAGCGGTGCGGTGCGGGCAGGAGCCAAACAGGCATCGGTCGACGGCAGCCTGCGACTCCCCGCCGACTCCCGAGCGGCAGCCAGGATCGACGAGGCTGGAGGCGAGATCGAGGACGACGGCATCGTGCTCTCCCGATCGGTGTTAGCCTCCGGGCGGTCCCGGGGCTTCGCCGGCGGCAGAAGCGTGCCTGTGGGGGTCCTGGTCGATGTCGGTGCCGAACTGGTTACTGTGCACGGCCAGTCCGAACAGATCAGGCTTCGATCAGCCACGGCACAGCGCGACATCCTGGATCGCTTCGCCGGCCCGAAGCTGGCCGCCGAGCTGACCGAGTATCGGGCAGCATATTCCGGCTGGCGCGCTGCGTCGGACGAGTTGGAGACCCTTCGGGCCGAATCATCCAAGCGCACCCAGGAAGCGGACCTGCTGCGCTTCGGGCTGGAAGAAATCTCCCAGGTGGAAGCTCAGCCGGGTGAGGACGCCGAACTGAAGTCCCGCGCCAATCGGCTGGCACACGAAGAAGACCTGCGGATCGCCGCAGAACAATCGGTGCTCGCGGTCACCGGAGGAGACGACTTCGAAGCGACATCCGTCATTGCGCTGCTCGATACGGCGACCCGCGCCCTTGCCGCGGTCGAAGAACACGATGGGCAGTTGGCGAAACTCGCCGACCGGTGCCGCGACCTCGGCTATCAGGCAGCCGATCTCGGTGCCGAGCTCGCCAGTTACGCGACCGGGCTTGAGGCCGGTGGCGCCGAGGAGCTTGCCGGGATCGAGCAGCGGCGAGCCGAACTGGCCAAGCTGACCCGCAAGTATGGCGAAACCATCGACGACGTGCTGCGCTGGGAACGTGAAGGGGTTGACCGGCTGGCAGCGATCGACGGGGACGACGACCGGATCGCCGAGCTTGAGCAGTCCCGCGATCGCCAGCACGAAGCGGCACGTCAGCATGCCGACAAGCTGCACGCGCTCAGAATCAAGGCAGCAGAGAAACTCGGCACGCTGGTGAGTGCGGAACTCCACGCACTGTCGATGCCCAATGCCAAGCTCGTGGTCGACGTGACCGACCGCGGGCAGCTCGGCTCGCACGGAGCTGACGACGTTGCCCTGCTGCTCGCTCCGCACCAGGGTTCAACGCCGCGTGAAATCTCGAAAGGCGCCTCAGGTGGCGAACTGTCCCGGGTGATGCTTGCCCTAGAGGTAGTCATTGCCGGGGTCGATCCGGTGCCGACATTTGTTTTCGACGAGGTTGATTCCGGTGTGGGTGGCAAAGCCGCGGTCGAAATTGGCCGAAGGCTGGCGAAGCTTGCCCAGTCTGCGCAGGTCCTCGTTGTTACCCACCTTCCGCAGGTCGCGGCCTGGGCCGACGCGCACCTGCAGGTATCGAAGACCGCAGACAGCGCGGCGGGCATAACCCTCAGCGATGTCCGAACCCTTGACCTCGACGAGCGGAAAATCGAGCTGGCAAGAATGCTCGCCGGAGATGACGAGTCCGAAGCAGCTCTGACCCACGCCGGAGAGCTGCTGGATTCCGCCGCAGCCGAGCGCGGTAGCTGGAAGCAGGCAGCCGCGGCAAGGGCAGCCACGGCGAAGAGCTGA